The following are encoded together in the Mesoterricola sediminis genome:
- the ileS gene encoding isoleucine--tRNA ligase, which produces MADSTRKRYPVFLPRTDFPMKADLPQREPKRIERWKAEGLYARIEARKRADNAAGRGRGRRILHDGPPYANGAIHIGHALNKILKDMVVKSLWLDGYESPYVPGWDCHGLPIEHAVERDLGPKRREMSRSEFLSRCRAYAQKWIDSQRAGFQRLGVLGAWDEPYITMNPRYEADVVRLLGRLFECGAVTRKLKVVHWSYGARTALAEAEVEYADKTSPAITVAFPVADAEAKRMGLPTPLFLPIWTTTPWTLPSNLAIAMHPDMEYAVVKSGDRHYIVAVALMEDFGKKLGAPLHTMETRKGKEFQSLKARHCWLDRESPVLLADYVTADTGTGLVHTAPDHGVDDFNLAHHLGLLQLVGPDGRFTADVQDPELEGKNIFDTNPLVVDRLRAGGALLHEESLTHSYPHCWRTKTPIFFRATEQWFIIMDNELLGKGRSLRELGLDGVDGTRWVPAQGRNRIHAMISGRPDWCISRQRAWGTPLTVLRCTECGEPLAAREIFEKAAEAIERGGVEAWADLPLEQLRPAGAACAKCGSGSFQKETDILDVWIDSGVSAAVVCDTHSELSREDYGKFIYLEGSDQHRGWFHSSLLFNLAATGEKPYDTVVTHGFVLDGKGQKMSKSLGNVVVPEEVMKTLGADILRWWTASVDYNEDVRISKEILERSADAYRKIRNTLRFLLGALADFDPARDAVAESAYAPLDAWVLGAFGDMAGRVAEAYRTFNFMEAAQTLHGFCQLELSGRYFEIIKDRLYCDTGDSARRRSCRTACWRLAQGLAIMLAPVLSFTADEVWENIPGAEGSVFEQRFPEPAPHPAAGDWDRFWEIREAVQAAMEPHRAAKTIGTSLDAAVTLALPAADAALLGRLGEDPEDLLVVSGLTVTEAPDLEVAVAAHAGTKCPRCWNHKGGAGEGEDADLCPRCDAAVKAQA; this is translated from the coding sequence GTGGCCGACTCGACCAGGAAACGCTATCCCGTCTTTCTCCCCCGCACCGATTTCCCCATGAAGGCGGATCTGCCTCAGCGGGAACCCAAGCGGATCGAGCGCTGGAAGGCCGAAGGCCTCTACGCCCGCATCGAGGCCCGCAAGCGGGCCGATAACGCCGCCGGCCGGGGCCGCGGCCGCCGCATCCTGCACGACGGGCCGCCCTACGCCAATGGCGCCATCCACATCGGCCACGCCCTCAACAAGATCCTCAAGGACATGGTGGTCAAGTCCCTGTGGCTGGACGGCTACGAATCCCCCTATGTCCCCGGCTGGGACTGCCACGGCCTTCCCATCGAACACGCGGTGGAGCGGGACCTGGGCCCCAAGCGCCGGGAGATGAGCCGCTCCGAGTTCCTGTCCCGCTGCCGGGCCTACGCCCAGAAGTGGATCGACAGCCAGCGGGCCGGGTTCCAGCGCCTGGGCGTCCTGGGCGCCTGGGACGAGCCCTACATCACCATGAACCCGCGCTACGAGGCCGACGTGGTCCGCCTCCTGGGGCGCCTCTTCGAGTGCGGGGCCGTCACCCGCAAGCTGAAGGTGGTGCACTGGAGCTACGGCGCCCGCACCGCCCTGGCCGAGGCCGAGGTGGAGTACGCCGACAAGACCAGCCCCGCCATCACCGTCGCCTTCCCCGTGGCCGACGCGGAGGCGAAGCGCATGGGCCTGCCCACGCCCCTCTTCCTTCCCATCTGGACCACCACCCCCTGGACCCTGCCCAGCAACCTCGCGATCGCGATGCACCCCGACATGGAGTACGCCGTCGTGAAGTCCGGGGACCGCCACTACATCGTCGCCGTGGCCCTCATGGAGGACTTCGGGAAGAAGCTCGGCGCCCCCCTCCACACCATGGAGACGCGGAAGGGCAAGGAATTCCAGAGCCTGAAGGCCCGCCACTGCTGGCTGGACCGCGAATCCCCCGTGCTCCTGGCCGACTACGTCACCGCCGACACCGGCACCGGCCTGGTCCACACCGCCCCCGACCACGGGGTCGACGACTTCAACCTGGCCCACCACCTGGGCCTCCTCCAGCTGGTCGGCCCCGACGGGCGCTTCACCGCCGACGTCCAGGACCCCGAGCTGGAAGGCAAGAACATCTTCGACACCAACCCCCTCGTCGTGGACCGGCTGAGGGCCGGCGGCGCCCTCCTCCACGAGGAGAGCCTGACCCACAGCTACCCGCACTGCTGGCGCACCAAGACGCCCATCTTCTTCCGGGCCACGGAGCAGTGGTTCATCATCATGGACAACGAGCTCCTGGGGAAGGGCCGCTCCCTGCGCGAGCTGGGCCTCGACGGGGTCGACGGCACCCGCTGGGTGCCCGCCCAGGGCCGCAACCGCATCCACGCCATGATCTCCGGCCGTCCCGACTGGTGCATCAGCCGCCAGCGCGCCTGGGGCACCCCCCTCACCGTCCTCCGCTGCACCGAGTGCGGCGAGCCCCTCGCCGCCCGCGAGATCTTCGAGAAGGCCGCTGAGGCCATCGAGCGCGGGGGCGTCGAGGCCTGGGCCGACCTCCCCCTGGAACAGCTCCGCCCCGCCGGCGCCGCCTGCGCCAAGTGCGGGTCCGGGTCCTTCCAGAAGGAGACGGACATCCTGGACGTGTGGATCGACTCCGGCGTCAGCGCCGCCGTCGTCTGTGACACCCACTCCGAGCTGAGCCGGGAGGACTACGGCAAGTTCATCTACCTGGAGGGCTCCGACCAGCACCGCGGCTGGTTCCACTCCTCCCTCCTCTTCAACCTGGCCGCCACCGGCGAGAAGCCCTACGACACCGTCGTGACCCACGGCTTCGTGCTCGACGGCAAGGGCCAGAAGATGAGCAAGAGCCTCGGCAACGTGGTGGTCCCCGAGGAGGTCATGAAGACCCTCGGCGCCGACATCCTGCGCTGGTGGACGGCCTCGGTGGACTACAACGAGGACGTGCGCATCTCCAAGGAGATCCTGGAGCGCTCCGCGGACGCCTACCGGAAGATCCGCAACACCCTGCGCTTCCTCCTGGGCGCCCTCGCCGACTTCGATCCCGCGCGGGACGCGGTGGCCGAATCCGCCTACGCCCCCCTCGACGCCTGGGTCCTCGGGGCCTTCGGCGACATGGCGGGCCGCGTGGCCGAGGCCTACCGGACCTTCAACTTCATGGAGGCCGCCCAGACCCTCCACGGCTTCTGCCAGCTGGAGCTCTCGGGCCGCTACTTCGAGATCATCAAGGACCGCCTCTACTGCGACACCGGGGATTCCGCCCGCCGCCGCAGCTGCCGCACCGCCTGCTGGCGCCTGGCCCAGGGCCTCGCGATCATGCTGGCCCCCGTGCTCAGCTTCACCGCGGACGAGGTCTGGGAGAACATTCCCGGCGCCGAGGGCTCCGTCTTCGAGCAGCGCTTCCCCGAGCCCGCCCCCCATCCCGCCGCCGGGGACTGGGACCGGTTCTGGGAGATCCGCGAGGCCGTCCAGGCCGCCATGGAGCCCCACCGGGCCGCCAAGACCATCGGCACCAGCCTCGACGCGGCCGTCACCCTGGCCCTCCCCGCCGCGGACGCCGCCCTCCTGGGCCGCCTCGGCGAGGATCCGGAGGACCTGCTCGTCGTGAGCGGGCTCACCGTGACCGAGGCCCCGGACCTGGAGGTGGCCGTCGCGGCCCACGCCGGCACCAAGTGCCCCCGCTGCTGGAACCACAAGGGCGGCGCCGGGGAAGGCGAGGACGCCGACCTCTGCCCCCGCTGCGACGCGGCGGTGAAGGCCCAGGCATGA
- the rbfA gene encoding 30S ribosome-binding factor RbfA: MLRPQQLEDQLQFMISTLIQRELRDPDLGFLTLTAVRLTGDRSIARVYYTVLGDEAQTDRTRKALGRAAGFLRTHLAKSLKMRRVPELQFFPDATLEEGNKIEALFARIHEEEASRPPVPEEEA, encoded by the coding sequence ATGCTCCGCCCCCAGCAGCTTGAAGACCAGCTCCAGTTCATGATCAGCACCCTCATCCAGCGCGAGCTCCGGGACCCGGACCTGGGCTTCCTCACCCTCACCGCCGTGCGCCTCACCGGGGACCGGAGCATCGCCCGGGTCTACTACACGGTCCTGGGCGACGAGGCCCAGACCGACCGGACCCGCAAGGCCCTGGGCCGCGCCGCGGGCTTCCTCCGGACGCACCTGGCCAAGAGCCTGAAGATGCGCCGGGTGCCCGAGCTGCAGTTCTTCCCGGACGCCACCCTGGAGGAGGGCAACAAGATCGAGGCCCTCTTCGCCCGGATCCACGAGGAGGAGGCCTCCCGGCCGCCCGTCCCCGAGGAGGAGGCTTGA
- a CDS encoding S46 family peptidase has product MSKRTLLPLLALLLALPVRADEGLWTFDNLPLDRMKAKYGFAPDAALLKRLQAATVRFSGGTGSFVSRDGLVLTNHHVGRGAIQQVSTAEKDYIRNGFVAATRAQEIPVSGMELMVLTATRNVTTEVLAAGKGLAEAEAAKARRNALSGLQKAEEERTGLTVQPLTLYRGGQYWLYGYRKFTDVRLVAAPEMKVASFGGDWDNFTYPRFDMDFSLFRIYVDGKPYRPEAWLPQATTPLANGNLVMVSGHPGTTFRQETAAQMAIARDAIWPGRIAAYLRRRAALAAFAATGPEAKRLATTARYGVENAIKRAEGMLMGLRKPGNLEKVAREEQALKARLGGDPVLASWDRIAEAAQRQKTLLPEAPLRENLGCALLGRTVTLLRLGTETRLPSEKRLPEYTEGALKATRDRYGNSAPVHLDLEQAQLAAGLREAQELLGAGHPAVQALLAGRTPEAAAQAAFQATGMADPVKRASYLAGGPALDQDSLVAFARVFEPLARAAQLRYQEQVQNVLDEHGGRIAEARFRLLGTSVYPDGTGTLRLTYGPVAGYPANGTLIQPFTTFYGLFDRAAGWGPEAEDGAWSLPKRWHERRSSLDLATPYDFAYACDTVGGNSGSPVVNVRGELVGLNFDSNIEAQAGYYIYDGTSKRSIAVDARAIRQVLTKIMDARHLVDELDGR; this is encoded by the coding sequence GTGTCCAAGCGCACCCTCCTTCCCCTCCTGGCCCTGCTCCTGGCGCTGCCCGTCCGGGCGGACGAAGGCCTGTGGACCTTCGACAACCTGCCCCTGGACCGCATGAAGGCCAAGTACGGGTTCGCGCCGGACGCGGCCCTGCTGAAGCGCCTCCAGGCCGCGACCGTGCGCTTTTCCGGCGGCACGGGGTCCTTCGTGAGCCGCGACGGCCTCGTCCTCACGAACCACCACGTGGGGCGGGGGGCCATCCAGCAGGTGTCCACCGCCGAGAAGGATTACATCCGTAATGGATTCGTGGCCGCCACCCGGGCGCAGGAGATTCCGGTGTCCGGCATGGAGCTCATGGTCCTCACGGCCACCCGGAACGTCACCACCGAGGTGCTGGCGGCCGGCAAGGGCCTGGCCGAGGCCGAGGCCGCCAAGGCCCGGCGGAACGCCCTTTCGGGCCTCCAGAAGGCCGAGGAGGAGCGCACGGGCCTGACGGTCCAGCCCCTGACCCTGTACCGGGGCGGCCAGTACTGGCTCTACGGCTACCGGAAATTCACCGATGTGCGCCTGGTGGCCGCCCCCGAAATGAAGGTGGCCTCCTTCGGCGGGGACTGGGACAACTTCACCTACCCCCGCTTCGACATGGACTTCAGCCTCTTCCGCATCTACGTGGACGGGAAGCCCTATCGCCCCGAGGCCTGGCTGCCCCAGGCCACCACGCCCCTGGCCAACGGGAACCTGGTGATGGTCTCCGGCCACCCCGGCACCACCTTCCGCCAGGAGACCGCCGCCCAGATGGCCATCGCCCGGGACGCGATCTGGCCCGGCCGCATCGCCGCCTACCTCCGGCGCCGCGCCGCCCTGGCCGCCTTCGCGGCCACCGGCCCCGAGGCCAAGCGCCTGGCCACCACGGCCCGCTATGGCGTCGAGAACGCCATCAAGCGCGCCGAGGGCATGCTCATGGGTCTCCGGAAGCCCGGCAACCTGGAGAAGGTGGCGCGGGAGGAACAGGCGCTGAAGGCCCGGCTCGGGGGCGATCCCGTCCTCGCCAGCTGGGACCGCATCGCCGAGGCCGCCCAGCGCCAGAAGACCCTCCTCCCCGAGGCCCCCCTGCGGGAGAACCTGGGCTGCGCCCTCCTGGGCCGGACCGTCACCCTCCTCCGCCTGGGGACGGAGACCCGCCTGCCCAGCGAAAAGCGCCTGCCCGAGTACACGGAGGGCGCCCTCAAGGCCACCCGCGATCGCTACGGCAACTCCGCCCCCGTGCACCTGGACCTGGAGCAGGCCCAGCTGGCCGCGGGCCTCCGGGAGGCCCAGGAACTCCTGGGCGCCGGGCACCCCGCCGTCCAGGCCCTCCTCGCGGGCCGGACCCCCGAGGCCGCGGCCCAGGCGGCCTTCCAGGCCACGGGCATGGCCGACCCGGTCAAGCGCGCCTCCTACCTGGCCGGCGGCCCCGCCCTGGACCAGGATTCCCTGGTGGCCTTCGCGCGGGTCTTCGAGCCCCTGGCCCGGGCCGCCCAGCTGCGCTACCAGGAGCAGGTCCAGAACGTCCTGGACGAGCACGGCGGCCGTATCGCCGAGGCCCGCTTCCGCCTGCTGGGCACCTCCGTCTACCCGGACGGCACCGGCACCCTGCGCCTCACCTACGGCCCCGTGGCGGGCTACCCCGCCAACGGCACCCTCATCCAGCCCTTCACCACCTTCTACGGCCTCTTCGACCGGGCGGCGGGCTGGGGCCCCGAGGCGGAGGACGGCGCCTGGTCCCTGCCCAAGCGCTGGCATGAGCGCCGGAGCAGCCTGGACCTGGCCACCCCCTACGATTTCGCCTACGCCTGCGACACCGTCGGCGGCAACTCCGGCTCCCCCGTCGTCAACGTCCGGGGCGAGCTGGTCGGCCTCAACTTCGACAGCAACATCGAGGCCCAGGCCGGCTACTACATCTACGACGGCACCTCCAAGCGCTCCATCGCCGTGGACGCCCGGGCCATCCGCCAGGTGCTGACGAAGATCATGGACGCCCGCCACCTGGTGGACGAGCTGGATGGCCGGTAG
- a CDS encoding zf-TFIIB domain-containing protein — protein MDVGSLHCPSCGAAVKEDDLQCPYCRSQLATVACPQCLGLVSKLAAHCPRCGAAVRREAASPSGLGCPTCRKPLLRSTVGKALLDQCATCGGVWLGTEAFDQVAADREERGSVLGALPGASPQGGLDGAAVSYRPCPACGQLMNRTNYARSSGVIIDTCRNHGVWFDRDELRRVLEFVEAGGLDRARAKEKLMLEERRRELTSAAALGDAPSGGWEGGAWGRGDRDGGLVETLVRGLFGF, from the coding sequence ATGGACGTTGGATCGCTGCATTGCCCCTCCTGCGGCGCGGCCGTGAAGGAGGATGACCTCCAGTGCCCCTATTGCCGCAGCCAGCTGGCCACGGTGGCCTGCCCCCAGTGCCTGGGCCTCGTCTCCAAGCTGGCCGCCCACTGCCCCCGCTGCGGCGCCGCGGTGCGCCGGGAGGCCGCGAGCCCCTCGGGCCTGGGCTGCCCCACCTGCCGGAAGCCGCTCCTGCGTTCGACCGTTGGGAAGGCCCTCCTGGACCAGTGCGCCACCTGCGGCGGGGTCTGGCTGGGGACCGAGGCCTTCGACCAGGTCGCGGCCGACCGCGAGGAGCGGGGATCGGTGCTGGGGGCCCTGCCGGGCGCGTCCCCCCAGGGCGGGCTGGACGGGGCGGCGGTGTCCTACCGCCCCTGTCCGGCCTGCGGGCAGCTCATGAACCGCACCAACTACGCCCGCAGCTCCGGGGTCATCATCGACACCTGCCGGAACCACGGCGTCTGGTTCGACCGGGACGAGCTGCGGCGGGTCCTGGAGTTCGTCGAGGCCGGCGGGCTGGACCGGGCCCGCGCCAAGGAGAAGCTGATGCTGGAGGAGCGCCGGCGCGAACTGACCTCCGCCGCCGCCCTGGGGGACGCCCCCTCCGGGGGCTGGGAGGGCGGGGCGTGGGGCCGCGGGGACAGGGACGGAGGTCTGGTCGAGACGCTGGTGCGGGGGCTCTTCGGGTTCTGA
- the tpiA gene encoding triose-phosphate isomerase codes for MRIVAANWKMNHLRADATAFMETLKAGWKPVEGVVAAVAPPFPLLPLLQGLAQGTPLRVYAQNAHAEAKGAFTGEVSMAMVQDAGACGVILGHSERRQYNGETEATLLPKLKAAAAQGLAPMLCVGETLAQRDAGETLAVLKAQLAILAGTGFPGLAIAYEPVWAIGTGRVATVAQIAEVHAFIRGELKALLGDQGAATPILYGGSVTPDNFAEILRVPDVAGGLVGGASLDPAKFLRLLELAAG; via the coding sequence ATGCGCATCGTCGCCGCCAACTGGAAGATGAACCACCTCCGCGCGGACGCCACCGCGTTCATGGAGACCCTCAAGGCGGGCTGGAAGCCCGTGGAGGGCGTCGTGGCCGCCGTGGCCCCGCCCTTCCCCCTCCTCCCCCTCCTGCAGGGCCTGGCCCAGGGCACGCCCCTGCGCGTCTACGCCCAGAACGCCCACGCCGAGGCCAAGGGCGCCTTCACCGGCGAGGTCTCCATGGCCATGGTCCAGGACGCGGGCGCCTGCGGCGTCATCCTCGGCCACAGCGAGCGCCGCCAGTACAACGGCGAGACGGAGGCCACCCTCCTGCCCAAGCTGAAGGCCGCCGCCGCCCAGGGCCTGGCGCCCATGCTCTGCGTGGGCGAGACCCTCGCCCAGCGGGACGCCGGGGAGACCCTGGCGGTCCTGAAGGCCCAGCTGGCCATCCTGGCCGGCACCGGCTTCCCCGGCCTGGCCATCGCCTACGAGCCCGTCTGGGCCATCGGAACTGGCCGGGTGGCCACCGTGGCGCAGATCGCCGAGGTCCACGCCTTCATCCGGGGCGAGCTCAAGGCCCTGCTCGGGGACCAGGGCGCCGCCACGCCCATCCTCTACGGCGGCAGCGTGACCCCCGACAACTTCGCGGAGATCCTCCGCGTCCCCGACGTGGCCGGCGGCCTCGTGGGCGGCGCGAGCCTGGATCCCGCCAAGTTCCTGCGCCTGCTGGAGCTGGCCGCGGGCTGA
- the lspA gene encoding signal peptidase II — translation MIRRLPWLALPLAALFLDWASKAWILAHLPVHGSRTVIEGFFHLTLGYNPGAIFGTLAGAPGPVRQILFTVAGLGAVGYFGWEFLRAATPTLHRVGLGLILGGALGNGLDRYLRGAVVDFLDFEFWGWHYWTFNLADTFIVCGGLLLGLGLLRDALRARRPEPPETV, via the coding sequence ATGATCCGGCGCCTTCCCTGGCTGGCCCTCCCGCTGGCGGCCCTGTTCCTGGACTGGGCCTCCAAGGCCTGGATCCTGGCGCACCTGCCCGTGCACGGCTCCCGCACCGTCATCGAGGGCTTCTTCCACCTCACCCTCGGCTACAACCCGGGCGCCATCTTCGGCACCCTGGCGGGGGCCCCCGGCCCGGTCCGGCAGATCCTCTTCACCGTGGCCGGCCTGGGCGCCGTGGGCTACTTCGGCTGGGAGTTCCTCCGGGCCGCCACCCCCACCCTCCACCGGGTGGGCCTCGGCCTCATCCTGGGCGGGGCCCTGGGCAACGGCCTGGACCGGTACCTCCGGGGCGCGGTGGTCGACTTCCTCGACTTCGAGTTCTGGGGCTGGCACTACTGGACCTTCAACCTCGCCGACACCTTCATCGTCTGCGGGGGCCTCCTCCTGGGCCTCGGCCTCCTGAGGGACGCCCTCCGGGCCCGGCGGCCGGAGCCCCCGGAAACGGTCTGA
- a CDS encoding class I SAM-dependent methyltransferase, with protein MDEWFKDWFDRDYAAIYAARDAEEAAQAVAMALQVAPALGRGPVLDLACGTGRHLAALRRSNPLAFGLDLSRDLLGLADPGLRPWLLRGDMRALPVRDGRLSGICLWFTPFGYFTDAENRALLARLRDLLAPGGVILLDYLNARHLREHLVPEDERVADGIRVRSRRTLEGQRVIKRMTLTRLETGATRAVTESVRLYEPAEMEALAAGAGLEVFARVGAYAGGAFDAARSPRWIGFLRKVV; from the coding sequence GTGGACGAGTGGTTCAAGGACTGGTTCGACCGGGACTACGCGGCCATCTATGCGGCCCGGGACGCCGAGGAGGCCGCCCAGGCCGTGGCCATGGCCCTCCAGGTCGCCCCGGCCCTGGGCCGCGGGCCCGTCCTGGACCTGGCCTGCGGCACGGGGCGCCACCTGGCCGCCCTCCGGAGGTCCAACCCCCTCGCCTTCGGCCTCGATCTCTCCCGGGACCTGCTGGGCCTGGCCGACCCCGGCCTCCGCCCCTGGCTCCTGCGGGGCGACATGCGGGCCCTGCCCGTCCGTGACGGCCGCCTTTCCGGCATCTGCCTGTGGTTCACCCCCTTCGGCTACTTCACCGACGCGGAGAACCGCGCCCTCCTGGCGCGCCTCCGGGACCTGCTCGCCCCCGGCGGGGTGATCCTCCTGGACTACCTGAACGCGCGGCACCTGCGCGAGCACCTCGTGCCCGAGGACGAGCGGGTGGCGGACGGCATCCGCGTGCGGAGCCGGCGCACCCTGGAAGGCCAGCGCGTCATCAAGCGCATGACGCTCACTCGGCTGGAGACCGGCGCGACCCGCGCCGTGACGGAGTCCGTGCGCCTGTACGAGCCGGCGGAGATGGAGGCCCTGGCCGCCGGCGCGGGCCTGGAGGTCTTCGCGCGGGTGGGCGCCTACGCGGGCGGAGCCTTCGACGCGGCGCGCTCCCCGCGCTGGATCGGCTTCCTCCGGAAGGTGGTGTAG
- a CDS encoding phosphoglycerate kinase: protein MPFRTLRDIDVKGHRVFLRADLNVPLKEGVIKDATRITETLATLRHLLDNGASVVLCSHLGRPKGEGFEAEFSMAPVAAYLKGLGLDVTLASGVTGPEVEAQAAALKPGQVLLLENLRFDKGETKNKPEFAQALARLADTYVDDAFGASHRAHASVSGMVPFMPAGRAVAGFLMEKELKALGRVMHDPEKPLLAVMGGSKVSDKIDIIRHFFGKADAILIGGAMTFTFLKSQGIPVGKSLCEDDKVELAGQLLKEAEAAGTRLLLPQDHVVAAALNADAECDITQDAAVPDGKMGLDIGPETVAAYALEIRKARTLLWNGPMGVFELEPFASGTLTIAEEMAAAADRGAFVVVGGGDSVSASNKAGVSRRMSHVSTGGGASLEFLSGLELPGVAALQ, encoded by the coding sequence ATGCCGTTCCGAACCCTCAGGGACATTGACGTCAAAGGCCACAGGGTCTTCCTCCGAGCCGACCTGAACGTGCCCCTCAAGGAAGGCGTCATCAAGGACGCGACCCGCATCACCGAGACCCTGGCCACCCTCCGCCACCTGCTGGACAACGGCGCCTCCGTCGTCCTCTGCTCCCACCTGGGCCGCCCCAAGGGAGAGGGCTTCGAGGCCGAGTTCAGCATGGCCCCCGTCGCCGCCTACCTGAAGGGCCTGGGCCTGGACGTGACCCTGGCCTCCGGCGTGACCGGCCCCGAGGTCGAGGCCCAGGCCGCGGCCCTGAAGCCCGGCCAGGTGCTCCTGCTGGAGAACCTGCGCTTCGACAAGGGCGAGACCAAGAACAAGCCCGAGTTCGCCCAGGCCCTGGCCCGCCTCGCCGACACCTACGTGGACGACGCCTTCGGCGCCTCCCACCGCGCCCACGCCTCCGTGAGCGGCATGGTGCCGTTCATGCCCGCGGGCCGCGCCGTGGCGGGCTTCCTCATGGAGAAGGAGCTCAAGGCCCTCGGCCGCGTCATGCACGACCCCGAGAAGCCCCTGCTGGCCGTCATGGGCGGCAGCAAGGTGTCCGACAAGATCGACATCATCCGCCACTTCTTCGGCAAGGCCGACGCCATCCTCATCGGCGGCGCCATGACCTTCACCTTCCTCAAGTCCCAGGGCATCCCCGTCGGGAAGAGCCTCTGCGAGGACGACAAGGTCGAGCTGGCCGGCCAGCTCCTGAAGGAGGCCGAGGCCGCCGGCACCCGCCTCCTCCTGCCCCAGGACCACGTCGTGGCCGCGGCCCTGAACGCCGACGCCGAGTGCGACATCACCCAGGACGCCGCCGTCCCCGACGGCAAGATGGGCCTGGACATCGGCCCCGAGACGGTGGCCGCCTACGCGCTCGAGATCCGCAAGGCCCGCACCCTGCTCTGGAACGGCCCCATGGGCGTGTTCGAGCTGGAGCCCTTCGCCAGCGGGACCCTCACCATCGCCGAGGAGATGGCGGCGGCCGCCGACCGCGGCGCCTTCGTCGTCGTCGGCGGCGGCGACAGCGTGTCCGCCTCCAACAAGGCCGGCGTCTCCAGGCGCATGAGCCACGTCTCCACCGGCGGGGGCGCCAGCCTCGAATTCCTGAGCGGCCTGGAACTCCCCGGCGTCGCCGCGCTGCAGTAG
- the aroF gene encoding 3-deoxy-7-phosphoheptulonate synthase, whose translation MLILMEQGATDAQVRAVMDLLEGAGIKAIVQASPAATSILAPHASQALKADRIEPMDGVSRVVPITSPYKLASSDAAPGRTIVDVRGVKVGGKALALIAGPCGVESREQLFTVARYVAESGARLLRAGAFKPRTSPYAFQGMGVEALELLDEARREFDLGIVTEATEVETFDEVERVADLIQIGARNMQNFALLRRAGRSGKPVLLKRGTAATLEEWLYAAEYVLSEGNRNVILCERGIRTWSAHARNTLDVSVIPAAKALTHLPVIADPSHATGRRDLVVPCARAAVAAGADGILVETHCQPSCALSDGPQALLPLDFIQMVGQVTAIRELLVRETPGETYCF comes from the coding sequence ATGCTCATTCTCATGGAGCAGGGCGCAACGGACGCGCAGGTGCGCGCGGTGATGGACCTGCTCGAGGGGGCCGGCATCAAGGCCATCGTCCAGGCCTCCCCGGCGGCCACCAGCATCCTGGCGCCCCACGCCTCCCAGGCCCTGAAGGCCGACCGCATCGAGCCCATGGACGGGGTGAGCCGGGTGGTGCCCATCACCTCGCCGTACAAGCTCGCTTCCTCGGACGCCGCCCCGGGCCGCACCATCGTGGACGTGCGGGGGGTCAAGGTCGGGGGCAAGGCCCTCGCCCTCATCGCCGGCCCCTGCGGCGTGGAGAGCCGGGAGCAGCTCTTCACCGTCGCGCGCTACGTGGCCGAGAGCGGGGCCCGCCTCCTGCGCGCGGGCGCCTTCAAGCCCCGCACGAGCCCCTACGCCTTCCAGGGGATGGGCGTGGAGGCCCTGGAGCTCCTGGACGAGGCGCGGCGGGAGTTCGACCTCGGCATCGTCACCGAGGCCACCGAGGTCGAGACCTTCGACGAAGTGGAGCGGGTGGCGGACCTCATCCAGATCGGGGCCCGCAACATGCAGAACTTCGCCCTCCTGCGCCGCGCGGGCCGCTCCGGCAAGCCCGTGCTCCTCAAGCGGGGCACGGCCGCCACGCTGGAGGAGTGGCTCTACGCCGCCGAATACGTCCTCAGCGAGGGCAACCGGAACGTCATCCTCTGCGAACGCGGCATCCGCACCTGGAGCGCCCACGCCCGCAACACCCTCGACGTCTCGGTCATCCCCGCCGCCAAGGCCCTCACCCACCTCCCCGTGATCGCGGACCCCAGCCACGCCACGGGCCGCCGGGACCTCGTGGTCCCCTGCGCCCGGGCCGCGGTGGCGGCGGGGGCCGACGGGATCCTGGTGGAGACCCACTGCCAGCCCTCCTGCGCCCTCAGCGACGGCCCCCAGGCCCTCCTGCCCCTGGACTTCATCCAGATGGTGGGCCAGGTCACCGCCATCCGGGAGCTCCTCGTCCGGGAGACCCCGGGCGAGACCTACTGCTTCTGA